One Myxococcaceae bacterium JPH2 genomic window carries:
- a CDS encoding alpha-ketoglutarate-dependent dioxygenase AlkB, translating to MAPPPRPGRGGAPRHRVSQRTPGHHYNGSFLSAVDRGAILAWLGALHPLWEERYSQHFPPPAGQTQRRLLRPVYWLGNWQFACLDYYRPPKGVWNRCVKAEPFPDVLQRQVEKVEAHARRMFRGPDMPRGWHLNTCLVNFYGNRLEDGRWVDTARVGEHKDFEPGPVASLSFGERALIQFVTSSRPGERDAVLLEQWLDDGSLQLFGGAQWKEQTFHRVQRVDTRAGHVLKPELPDFQTRRINLTFRFVPDEHVTLFARLSPEAREDVRPYMETLAQHSAFFRAELEREAAKPPPPQP from the coding sequence ATGGCGCCTCCACCTCGTCCTGGCCGTGGAGGCGCCCCGCGCCACCGGGTGAGCCAGCGCACGCCGGGCCACCACTACAACGGTAGCTTCCTGTCCGCGGTGGACCGCGGGGCCATCCTCGCGTGGCTGGGCGCGCTGCATCCGCTGTGGGAGGAGCGCTACTCCCAGCACTTCCCTCCGCCCGCGGGACAGACGCAGCGGCGCTTGCTGCGTCCGGTGTACTGGTTGGGCAACTGGCAGTTCGCGTGTCTGGACTACTACCGCCCGCCGAAGGGCGTGTGGAACCGGTGCGTGAAGGCCGAGCCCTTCCCGGACGTGCTCCAGCGTCAGGTGGAGAAGGTGGAGGCGCATGCGCGCCGCATGTTCCGAGGGCCGGACATGCCTCGGGGCTGGCACCTCAACACGTGCCTGGTGAACTTCTACGGCAACCGTCTGGAGGATGGGCGCTGGGTGGACACCGCGCGGGTGGGCGAGCACAAGGACTTCGAGCCGGGCCCCGTGGCGTCGCTGTCCTTCGGGGAGCGGGCGCTCATCCAGTTCGTCACGTCGTCCCGGCCGGGCGAGCGGGACGCGGTGCTGCTGGAGCAGTGGTTGGATGACGGCTCGCTGCAGTTGTTCGGAGGCGCGCAGTGGAAGGAGCAGACCTTCCACCGGGTGCAGCGGGTGGACACGCGCGCGGGCCATGTGTTGAAGCCGGAGCTGCCGGACTTCCAGACCCGCCGCATCAACCTCACGTTCCGCTTTGTGCCGGACGAGCACGTGACGCTGTTCGCGCGGCTGTCACCCGAGGCGCGCGAGGACGTGCGGCCGTACATGGAGACGCTCGCCCAGCACAGCGCGTTCTTCCGCGCCGAACTGGAGCGCGAAGCGGCGAAGCCGCCGCCTCCCCAGCCATGA
- the deoD gene encoding purine-nucleoside phosphorylase, with protein MATPHISAAPGDFADVVLMPGDPLRARYIAERFFENARNVTSVRNMLGYTGTYQGRKLSVLGHGMGVPSISIYATELIKEFGARVLIRVGSCGALRQDVQVRDVIVALGAGTDSKVNRMRLMDHDFPAVADFELARKAVDAARKRSRSVRVGSVFTSDLFYHPQPALNDALERMGILAVEMEVAGLYGVAAEFGARALGLLTVSDHLRTGAKLTAEERQTTFDEMIELALDVAVSEA; from the coding sequence ATGGCTACCCCCCACATCTCCGCTGCCCCTGGTGATTTCGCTGACGTCGTCCTCATGCCGGGGGACCCGCTTCGCGCCCGCTACATCGCCGAGCGCTTCTTCGAGAACGCCCGCAACGTGACCTCGGTGCGCAACATGCTGGGCTACACCGGCACGTACCAGGGCCGGAAGCTGTCCGTGCTGGGCCACGGCATGGGCGTCCCGTCCATCTCCATCTACGCGACCGAGCTCATCAAGGAGTTTGGCGCGCGCGTGCTCATCCGCGTGGGGAGCTGCGGCGCCCTGCGCCAGGACGTGCAGGTGCGCGATGTCATCGTCGCGCTCGGCGCGGGCACCGACTCCAAGGTGAACCGCATGCGGTTGATGGACCACGACTTCCCGGCCGTGGCGGACTTCGAGCTGGCGCGCAAGGCGGTGGATGCCGCGCGCAAGCGCTCGCGCTCGGTGCGCGTGGGCTCGGTGTTCACCTCGGACCTGTTCTACCACCCGCAGCCGGCGCTCAATGACGCGCTGGAGCGCATGGGCATCCTCGCGGTGGAGATGGAGGTCGCGGGCCTGTATGGCGTCGCGGCCGAGTTCGGGGCGCGGGCGCTCGGGCTGCTGACCGTGTCGGATCACCTCCGCACGGGCGCGAAGCTCACCGCCGAGGAGCGTCAGACGACCTTCGACGAGATGATCGAGCTGGCGCTCGACGTCGCCGTCTCCGAGGCGTGA
- a CDS encoding putative toxin-antitoxin system toxin component, PIN family — protein MPATPRSVVLDTNVVLDLFVFDDAWARPLRAPLEQGELVAWVDAATLRELELVLAYPSFALEAVAQRAVLVRYQSLTRVSSLDGPARELPRCRDADDQKFLELADRSGAAWLVSKDRRLLSMAGGQRLPFDILSPRQAARRLLHVDPEVTPRP, from the coding sequence GTGCCCGCCACGCCGCGCTCCGTCGTGCTCGATACCAACGTCGTGTTGGATCTGTTTGTTTTCGATGACGCATGGGCTCGTCCGCTGCGAGCGCCCTTGGAGCAGGGCGAGCTGGTCGCGTGGGTGGACGCCGCGACGTTGAGAGAGCTGGAGCTGGTGCTGGCCTATCCCTCCTTCGCGCTGGAGGCGGTGGCGCAGCGTGCCGTCCTGGTGCGCTATCAATCGCTCACACGGGTGTCCTCGCTGGACGGGCCCGCCCGCGAGCTGCCTCGCTGCCGTGACGCGGATGATCAGAAGTTCCTGGAGCTGGCGGATCGCTCGGGCGCGGCCTGGCTGGTGAGCAAGGACAGACGGCTGTTATCCATGGCCGGTGGCCAGCGGCTTCCCTTCGACATCCTCTCTCCCCGGCAGGCCGCCAGACGGCTTTTGCACGTGGATCCGGAGGTCACCCCGCGGCCGTAA
- a CDS encoding DUF4173 domain-containing protein, producing MSLSASSPSEPYKVLSAHRSPSWLPAVTNPRRMLLAALAVGYVTQALLYQPGMWGVSFPLVVLVVLGALLWMGGQEGWERARPNAWLVAPLVVVSGFVAVRDSDWLTVVNVLTSAVLMMLLTHFWAAGRVERLGLMGYPRVVLNAALQPLRYPQVLVRDGVNLQGVRQHSVGLKALGRGLLLAVPVLFVFGVLLESADVAFSKAVERLLSSAVLTEFVAVATARGIATVLSACVAAGILGHALRRRSFVEAGEQEEAPVAPRLGLIEALTLVVTVDALFLVFAAFQVMYLFIGDATSPAPGYTYAQYARQGFSELVLVSALTLGLVMALARWTRRESRSAELLFRGATSVMVALTLVILASAVKRMGLYEDAFGYTQLRLYTHVFMFALGGVLTWRAVTLWWRPERFAVGAFVTALGAVLALNVINPDAFIVRHNLARVEGDELPDLDYLMGLSADAAPEVLALLSEREPEWTARFFHRFVLHPGAGPESAWREWNLARRHATLLADRVAKPAAE from the coding sequence ATGTCCCTGTCCGCTTCGTCTCCGTCCGAGCCCTACAAGGTCCTCTCCGCCCACCGGTCGCCGTCGTGGCTGCCCGCGGTGACGAACCCCCGACGCATGCTGTTGGCCGCGTTGGCGGTGGGCTACGTGACGCAGGCCCTGCTGTACCAGCCCGGTATGTGGGGCGTGTCCTTCCCGCTGGTGGTGCTCGTCGTGCTCGGGGCTCTGCTGTGGATGGGGGGCCAGGAAGGGTGGGAGCGCGCGCGGCCGAACGCCTGGCTCGTGGCGCCGCTGGTGGTGGTGTCGGGGTTCGTCGCGGTGCGGGACAGCGACTGGCTGACGGTGGTGAACGTGCTGACCTCGGCCGTGTTGATGATGTTGCTGACGCACTTCTGGGCGGCGGGGCGCGTGGAGCGGTTGGGGTTGATGGGCTACCCGCGCGTGGTGCTGAACGCCGCGCTCCAGCCCCTGCGCTATCCGCAGGTGCTGGTGCGAGACGGCGTGAACCTCCAGGGGGTGCGCCAGCACTCCGTCGGCTTGAAGGCGCTGGGGCGGGGCCTCTTGCTCGCGGTGCCGGTGCTCTTCGTGTTCGGCGTCCTGCTGGAGTCCGCGGACGTGGCGTTCAGCAAGGCGGTGGAGCGCCTGCTGTCGTCGGCGGTGCTGACGGAGTTCGTGGCGGTGGCGACGGCGCGGGGCATCGCCACGGTGCTGTCGGCGTGCGTGGCGGCGGGCATCCTCGGGCACGCGCTGCGGAGGCGGAGCTTCGTGGAGGCGGGAGAGCAGGAGGAGGCGCCGGTCGCGCCTCGCCTGGGGCTCATCGAGGCGCTCACGCTGGTGGTCACGGTGGACGCGCTGTTCCTCGTCTTCGCCGCGTTCCAGGTCATGTACCTGTTCATCGGGGACGCGACGTCACCGGCGCCTGGGTACACCTATGCGCAGTATGCGCGTCAGGGCTTCTCCGAGCTGGTGCTCGTCTCCGCGCTGACGCTGGGGTTGGTGATGGCCCTGGCGCGATGGACGCGCCGCGAGTCTCGCTCCGCCGAGCTGCTGTTCCGTGGCGCGACGTCCGTGATGGTGGCGCTCACGCTGGTCATCCTCGCCTCGGCCGTGAAGCGGATGGGGCTCTACGAGGATGCCTTCGGCTACACGCAGCTTCGCCTCTACACGCACGTCTTCATGTTCGCGCTGGGCGGCGTGCTGACCTGGCGCGCGGTGACGCTCTGGTGGCGGCCCGAGCGCTTCGCGGTGGGCGCGTTCGTCACGGCGCTGGGTGCGGTGCTGGCGCTCAATGTCATCAACCCCGATGCGTTCATCGTCCGGCACAACCTGGCGCGCGTGGAGGGGGATGAGCTGCCGGACCTCGACTACCTGATGGGTCTGTCCGCGGACGCGGCGCCCGAGGTGCTGGCGCTGCTGTCCGAGCGAGAGCCGGAGTGGACGGCGCGGTTCTTCCATCGCTTCGTGCTGCACCCCGGCGCGGGGCCCGAGAGCGCGTGGCGGGAGTGGAACCTGGCGCGTCGGCACGCGACCTTGCTGGCGGACCGCGTCGCGAAGCCCGCCGCGGAGTAG
- a CDS encoding peptidase M35, producing MNKSLRDRLGWLALGVSLLGACGGPGEELSDATPVLAESDSALQSSDVSVVLSTAQSSFDSADAVKLSVSFTNISPRPVSLLRWFMPLDGMEEPLFQVTLDGKPVPFLGPHYKRPMPAEVDYRRLHPGETISGPVILSDLYDLSRSGRYVVRFRVDRSKLHGSGKAGALLQSNEVSLWISGRANARLEADAPVYPLTANLSYTKCDATQQATVLQAVNAASNYANGATSYLGGPSSATSRYTTWFGAFSSAGWNTAASHFTSIKNAFDTKPVTVDCGCKKTYYAYVYPNQPYKIYVCKAFWSAPMTGTDSKGGTLIHEMSHFTATAGTDDWVYGQSGAQSLALSDPSQALDNADSHEYFAENNPSLP from the coding sequence ATGAACAAGAGCCTGCGTGATCGTCTTGGATGGTTGGCCCTCGGAGTCTCGCTGCTGGGTGCGTGCGGTGGACCCGGCGAGGAACTCTCCGACGCCACACCGGTGCTGGCCGAGAGTGACTCGGCACTGCAGTCCTCGGATGTCTCGGTGGTGTTGAGCACGGCTCAGTCCAGCTTCGACTCCGCCGACGCCGTGAAGTTGTCCGTGAGCTTCACCAACATCTCTCCGCGCCCCGTCAGCCTGCTGCGCTGGTTCATGCCGCTGGATGGAATGGAGGAGCCGCTGTTCCAGGTCACGCTCGACGGCAAGCCCGTGCCGTTCCTGGGGCCTCACTACAAGCGTCCCATGCCCGCGGAGGTCGACTACCGCCGGCTGCATCCGGGAGAGACCATCTCGGGGCCCGTGATTCTCTCGGACCTCTATGACCTGTCTCGCTCGGGCCGCTACGTGGTGCGCTTCCGCGTGGATCGCTCGAAGCTGCACGGCTCCGGCAAGGCGGGCGCGCTGCTCCAGTCCAACGAGGTGTCGCTGTGGATCTCCGGCCGCGCCAACGCGCGACTGGAGGCGGATGCGCCCGTGTATCCGCTCACCGCCAACCTGTCCTATACGAAGTGCGACGCCACCCAGCAGGCCACCGTCCTCCAGGCCGTGAACGCGGCGTCGAACTATGCGAACGGCGCCACGAGCTACCTGGGCGGCCCGTCGTCCGCGACGTCGCGCTACACCACCTGGTTCGGGGCGTTCTCCTCGGCCGGCTGGAACACGGCGGCGAGCCACTTCACGTCCATCAAGAACGCCTTCGACACCAAGCCGGTGACGGTCGACTGCGGCTGCAAGAAGACCTACTACGCCTACGTCTACCCGAATCAGCCGTACAAGATTTACGTGTGCAAGGCGTTCTGGTCCGCGCCGATGACGGGCACGGACTCCAAGGGCGGCACGCTCATCCACGAGATGAGCCACTTCACCGCGACGGCTGGCACGGATGACTGGGTCTACGGCCAGAGTGGAGCGCAGAGCCTCGCCCTGTCGGATCCGAGCCAGGCGCTCGATAACGCCGACAGCCACGAGTACTTCGCGGAGAACAACCCGAGCCTGCCGTAG
- a CDS encoding alpha-amylase — translation MDKKRVMHRAWTVGVSLCVGLFAGLFAMSASAGELDGNSSAVMLQGFHWRSQETKPWWNVIQTNASSIAAGGFTMVWLPPSGDAASLEGYLPRRLSVQDSAYGTEAQLKAAIAALHGQGVRVLADVVINHRVGTTGWADFTFPTWGCNAVVAGDEWTGACGGADSGDGFSAARDIDHSKAFVQTDLIAWLNWMKTTIGYDGWRYDYVKGYAGSYVGQYNAATSPYFSVGELWTDLNLANPDAHRQLIMNWLDATGGRSAAFDFTTKGLLQQAVQYNEFWRLKDSQGKPAGAMGWWPAKTVTFIDNHDTGPSYPSGGQNHWPFPSDKVMQGYAYILTHPGVPTVYWVHYYDWNQAPEINKLIQVRRAKGITSTSAVNIVVADTSRYAAIITGNSGSVAMKIGPGAWTPGAGWTLATSGSNYAVWTQ, via the coding sequence ATGGACAAGAAGCGAGTGATGCATCGGGCGTGGACGGTGGGGGTGTCGCTGTGCGTCGGGTTGTTCGCCGGGCTGTTCGCCATGTCGGCCAGCGCGGGCGAGCTGGACGGCAACAGCAGCGCGGTGATGTTGCAGGGCTTCCACTGGCGCTCGCAGGAGACGAAGCCGTGGTGGAACGTCATCCAGACCAACGCCTCGAGCATCGCGGCGGGCGGCTTCACGATGGTGTGGTTGCCGCCGTCGGGTGACGCGGCCTCGCTGGAGGGCTACCTGCCGCGCCGGCTCTCCGTGCAGGACAGCGCCTACGGCACCGAGGCGCAGTTGAAGGCGGCCATCGCCGCGCTGCACGGCCAGGGCGTGCGCGTGCTGGCGGACGTCGTCATCAACCACCGCGTGGGCACCACTGGCTGGGCGGACTTCACCTTCCCCACGTGGGGCTGCAACGCGGTGGTGGCCGGCGACGAGTGGACCGGCGCGTGCGGCGGCGCGGACTCCGGCGACGGCTTCAGCGCGGCGCGGGACATCGACCACAGCAAGGCCTTCGTCCAGACGGACCTCATCGCGTGGCTCAACTGGATGAAGACGACCATCGGGTACGACGGCTGGCGCTACGACTACGTGAAGGGCTACGCGGGCAGCTACGTGGGCCAGTACAACGCGGCCACGTCGCCCTACTTCTCCGTGGGCGAGCTGTGGACCGACCTCAACCTGGCCAACCCCGACGCGCACCGTCAGCTCATCATGAACTGGCTGGATGCCACGGGCGGGCGCTCGGCGGCGTTCGACTTCACCACCAAGGGACTGCTCCAGCAGGCGGTGCAGTACAACGAGTTCTGGCGACTCAAGGACAGCCAGGGCAAGCCCGCGGGCGCGATGGGCTGGTGGCCGGCCAAGACGGTGACGTTCATCGACAACCACGACACCGGCCCCAGCTACCCGAGCGGCGGACAGAACCACTGGCCGTTCCCCAGCGACAAGGTCATGCAGGGCTATGCCTACATCCTGACCCACCCTGGCGTGCCCACCGTGTACTGGGTGCACTACTACGACTGGAACCAGGCGCCGGAGATCAACAAGCTCATCCAGGTGCGGCGCGCCAAGGGCATCACGTCCACGTCGGCCGTGAACATCGTGGTCGCGGACACCAGCCGCTACGCCGCCATCATCACGGGCAACAGCGGCAGCGTGGCGATGAAGATTGGCCCCGGCGCGTGGACGCCCGGCGCGGGCTGGACGCTGGCCACC
- a CDS encoding amidohydrolase family protein: MNSRDKVRAPAPLREGEVDTDTGSTFVLKGRLVTMNDANAVIDAGRLAIRQGRLEAVLRPGEPLPPGFESAPVIDTRATLYPGLIDLHNHFAYNILPLWRVPAAYHNRDQWPRHAEYKSSISLPLHALAAVPETARAIVRYVEAKALLAGTTTGQGIKTQVAGGIRLFRGAMRNVEQTDDARLPEANTLVPDLRPVPEDIAAFRRSLTRYPAFFYHLSEGTDASARQHFVDLQANALLAPSLVGVHALALQPEDYVALARAGAKAVWSPFSNLLLYGRTLDLNAVLDAGVPLSLGCDWSPTGSKNLLEELKVARWVSAAQGGRLDEQRLVSLVTREPAACLGWSAELGTLRAGALADVVAIAGTTGDPYSLLVDATEAEVQLVVVHGVPRCGAENLMRSLWASPGAPLEILPVAGAPKAFALETPGSELAGLKLTQASATLEAALSDLPGFIQTRHRAGAKDAHERPFVLALDMEQDLEHGDMAALVPELLADATGIAPSVPLDALAVDATHLERVGQQHNLPPALQDVLTRAYA, encoded by the coding sequence ATGAACTCACGCGACAAGGTCCGCGCCCCCGCGCCGCTCCGAGAGGGCGAGGTGGACACGGACACGGGCTCGACCTTCGTGCTGAAGGGACGGCTCGTGACGATGAACGACGCGAACGCGGTCATCGACGCGGGACGGCTCGCCATTCGCCAGGGTCGGCTGGAGGCGGTGCTCCGCCCGGGCGAGCCGCTGCCTCCGGGCTTCGAGTCCGCGCCTGTCATCGACACCCGCGCCACGCTCTATCCGGGCCTCATCGACCTGCACAATCACTTCGCCTACAACATCCTGCCGCTCTGGCGCGTGCCGGCCGCGTATCACAACCGCGACCAGTGGCCGCGCCACGCGGAATACAAGTCCAGCATCTCCCTGCCGCTGCACGCGCTGGCCGCCGTGCCGGAGACAGCGCGCGCCATCGTCCGCTACGTCGAGGCCAAGGCCCTGCTGGCGGGAACGACCACGGGCCAGGGCATCAAGACCCAGGTCGCGGGCGGCATCCGCTTGTTTCGCGGCGCCATGCGCAACGTCGAGCAGACCGACGACGCGCGCCTCCCCGAGGCCAACACGCTGGTGCCCGACCTGCGCCCCGTGCCCGAGGACATCGCCGCGTTCCGCCGCTCGCTCACGCGCTACCCGGCGTTCTTCTACCACCTGTCCGAAGGCACCGACGCGAGCGCGCGTCAGCACTTCGTCGACCTCCAGGCGAACGCCTTGCTCGCGCCTTCGCTCGTGGGCGTGCACGCGCTCGCGCTCCAGCCCGAGGACTACGTGGCCCTTGCTCGCGCGGGCGCGAAGGCGGTCTGGTCTCCCTTCAGCAACCTGCTGCTCTATGGGCGGACGCTGGACTTGAACGCGGTGCTCGACGCGGGCGTGCCGCTGTCGCTCGGCTGTGATTGGTCGCCCACGGGCAGCAAGAACCTGCTGGAAGAACTCAAGGTGGCGCGGTGGGTCTCCGCGGCGCAGGGCGGTCGCCTCGATGAGCAGCGACTGGTGAGCCTGGTCACCCGCGAGCCGGCCGCGTGCCTCGGCTGGAGCGCGGAGCTGGGGACGCTGCGCGCGGGGGCCTTGGCGGACGTGGTCGCCATCGCGGGAACGACGGGCGACCCCTACTCGCTCCTCGTGGATGCCACCGAGGCGGAGGTCCAGCTCGTGGTGGTGCATGGCGTGCCACGCTGCGGCGCCGAGAACCTGATGCGAAGCCTGTGGGCCTCGCCCGGCGCGCCGCTCGAAATCCTCCCGGTCGCCGGAGCGCCGAAGGCCTTCGCGTTGGAGACCCCGGGCTCCGAGCTGGCGGGCCTGAAACTGACCCAGGCCAGCGCCACACTGGAGGCCGCGCTCTCGGACCTGCCCGGCTTCATCCAGACACGTCATCGCGCGGGGGCGAAGGACGCCCACGAGCGCCCCTTCGTGCTCGCGCTCGACATGGAGCAAGACCTGGAGCACGGCGACATGGCGGCACTGGTGCCCGAGCTGCTCGCGGACGCCACGGGCATCGCGCCCTCGGTGCCGCTGGACGCGCTCGCCGTGGACGCGACCCACCTGGAGCGCGTGGGCCAGCAGCACAACCTGCCGCCGGCGCTCCAGGACGTGCTCACGCGTGCGTATGCCTGA
- a CDS encoding S8 family peptidase yields the protein MSPPSLSRVLVCVVSLAVGASCRTSHSPPPTPPEETPCRASMVAPTATREKFLTVARKVPGEYVVVLAEPARELSAQEVSASVAQLSARHGGTPFQVYAHALRGFASRMTEAQARAMAAAPEVALVQENGVLRLEETQTGATWGLDRMDQRDLPLNQQYLYRRSGRGVHVYLLDTGIRPTHREFGGRADAPFDSAEVGGKGIDCHGHGTHVAATVGGRMYGMAKDAQLHAVRVLGCTGGGTTAGVVAGVDWVAEHHQSPAVANMSLGGPVDAVLDEAVRRAVHAGVTFVVAAGNESEDACQHSPARVDEALSVGATNVGDARASFSNYGQCVDLFAPGEGIVSAWITDDSATQVLSGTSMASPHVTGAVALYLEENPTASPEAVARALVDNATPDKVSHAGRCSPTRMAFSGFISPVQQPTVRQGAE from the coding sequence ATGTCGCCACCGTCGCTGTCGCGGGTGTTGGTCTGCGTCGTGTCCCTGGCCGTGGGCGCGTCGTGTCGCACGTCGCACTCACCGCCCCCCACGCCGCCCGAGGAGACCCCGTGTCGCGCCTCGATGGTCGCTCCCACCGCGACGCGCGAGAAGTTCCTCACCGTCGCGCGGAAGGTCCCCGGTGAGTATGTCGTCGTGCTCGCCGAGCCCGCGCGAGAGCTGAGCGCGCAGGAGGTCTCCGCGAGCGTCGCGCAGCTCTCCGCGCGCCATGGCGGCACGCCGTTCCAGGTCTACGCGCACGCGCTGCGCGGCTTCGCCAGCCGCATGACCGAGGCGCAGGCGCGGGCCATGGCCGCGGCGCCCGAGGTGGCGCTCGTGCAGGAGAACGGCGTGCTGCGATTGGAGGAAACGCAGACGGGCGCGACGTGGGGGCTCGACCGCATGGATCAGCGCGACCTCCCGTTGAATCAGCAGTACCTGTATCGCCGGAGCGGGCGCGGCGTGCACGTGTACCTGCTCGATACGGGCATCCGTCCCACGCATCGGGAGTTCGGTGGGCGGGCCGACGCTCCGTTCGACTCCGCGGAGGTGGGAGGCAAGGGCATCGACTGCCATGGCCACGGCACGCACGTGGCCGCCACGGTGGGCGGACGCATGTATGGCATGGCGAAGGACGCGCAGCTCCACGCGGTGCGGGTGCTCGGCTGCACCGGAGGCGGCACGACGGCCGGGGTGGTGGCGGGCGTGGACTGGGTCGCGGAGCACCATCAGTCTCCCGCGGTGGCGAACATGAGCCTGGGCGGACCGGTGGACGCGGTCCTGGACGAGGCGGTGCGCCGGGCTGTCCACGCGGGCGTCACGTTCGTGGTGGCGGCGGGCAACGAGAGCGAGGACGCATGTCAGCACTCTCCGGCGCGAGTCGATGAAGCGCTGAGCGTGGGCGCCACCAACGTGGGAGACGCTCGCGCCTCGTTCTCCAACTATGGCCAGTGCGTGGACCTCTTCGCGCCGGGAGAGGGCATCGTGTCGGCCTGGATTACCGATGACTCGGCCACGCAGGTGCTGAGCGGCACGTCCATGGCGAGCCCACACGTCACGGGGGCCGTGGCGCTCTACCTGGAAGAGAACCCCACGGCCTCGCCCGAGGCGGTGGCGCGCGCGCTGGTGGACAACGCGACGCCCGACAAGGTGAGCCATGCGGGGCGCTGCTCGCCCACGCGGATGGCGTTCTCGGGCTTCATCTCGCCCGTGCAGCAGCCCACGGTTCGTCAGGGCGCCGAGTAG
- a CDS encoding penicillin-insensitive murein endopeptidase, giving the protein MVCAGCAARVVSPVAAPAAVAARPEAAATAPQSAAPPPEATAPVSSAAPTSPGAATPASATAAPAPASATAAPTEGATALAPCTESAEALAEEDDDAESLPADAETDGEVGEMQDSATSAAPAGPVYTAELSDSELADKWKKEPASLGSMSVGFVESGRMVNSVQFPQGKDWIVVSPEQAWATNETVDALAGVIRDVRSRFPNVPPIRVNAMSAKEGGYIRPHKSHQNGRDVDLGFYYPTVDPVRARERERYIDVAMNWELVRTLVTTTDVQMILVDKRVQKVLYDYALAHGEDKAWLNSLFNAGPSSILKHARHHRDHFHVRFYNARAQELGRRVAPLLALQPEHNLLSHRVRSGDTLGALALRYNSSVAGIKKASRMRNTFLRIGQVLTIPLRGPCTHCPIPPAMVLPPRRMPPATQAPAVAAASSDVAASPSVSAPCTPVAPATVTVPATGTAGLSTAR; this is encoded by the coding sequence CTGGTCTGCGCGGGCTGTGCCGCGCGTGTCGTGTCCCCCGTCGCGGCTCCCGCCGCTGTCGCCGCGCGTCCGGAAGCCGCCGCGACCGCGCCACAGTCCGCCGCGCCTCCGCCCGAGGCCACCGCGCCCGTGAGCAGTGCGGCGCCCACGAGTCCGGGGGCCGCGACACCTGCGAGCGCGACCGCTGCTCCGGCACCCGCGAGCGCCACGGCCGCTCCGACCGAGGGCGCCACCGCGCTGGCTCCGTGCACCGAGTCCGCCGAGGCGCTGGCCGAGGAGGACGATGACGCCGAGAGCCTTCCGGCCGACGCCGAGACCGACGGCGAGGTCGGCGAGATGCAGGACTCCGCGACGAGCGCCGCGCCTGCGGGGCCGGTGTACACGGCGGAGCTGTCTGACTCGGAGCTGGCCGACAAGTGGAAGAAGGAGCCCGCGTCGCTGGGCTCCATGTCGGTGGGCTTCGTGGAGAGCGGGCGCATGGTGAACAGCGTCCAGTTCCCCCAGGGCAAGGACTGGATTGTCGTCTCGCCGGAGCAGGCGTGGGCCACCAACGAGACGGTGGACGCGCTGGCGGGCGTCATCCGCGACGTGCGCTCGCGCTTCCCCAACGTGCCGCCCATCCGGGTCAACGCGATGAGCGCCAAGGAAGGCGGCTACATCCGCCCGCACAAGAGCCACCAGAACGGCCGGGACGTGGACCTCGGATTCTACTATCCGACGGTGGACCCGGTGCGGGCCCGCGAGCGCGAGCGCTACATCGACGTGGCCATGAACTGGGAGCTGGTGCGCACGCTGGTGACGACCACCGACGTCCAGATGATCCTCGTGGACAAGCGGGTCCAGAAGGTCCTGTACGACTACGCGCTGGCGCACGGCGAGGACAAGGCGTGGCTGAACTCACTGTTCAACGCGGGCCCGTCCTCCATCCTCAAGCATGCCCGGCACCACCGGGACCACTTCCACGTGCGCTTCTACAACGCGCGCGCGCAGGAGCTGGGTCGCCGGGTGGCGCCGCTGCTGGCGCTCCAGCCCGAGCACAACCTGCTGTCGCATCGCGTGCGCTCGGGCGACACGCTGGGCGCGCTCGCGCTGCGCTACAACTCGAGCGTGGCGGGCATCAAGAAGGCCAGCCGCATGCGGAACACCTTCCTGCGCATCGGCCAGGTGCTCACCATCCCGCTGCGAGGCCCGTGCACGCACTGCCCCATTCCTCCGGCCATGGTGTTGCCGCCGCGTCGCATGCCTCCCGCGACGCAGGCTCCCGCCGTGGCCGCGGCTTCCTCGGACGTGGCCGCGTCGCCGTCCGTCTCCGCTCCCTGTACCCCCGTAGCGCCGGCGACCGTGACGGTCCCTGCCACGGGCACGGCCGGTCTGTCGACCGCGCGCTGA